Proteins encoded in a region of the Corynebacterium genitalium ATCC 33030 genome:
- the ligA gene encoding NAD-dependent DNA ligase LigA, with the protein MTEAQVSEDLLRQWNELAKEVRRHRDLYYNGDPVITDAEFDEMFRRLQQLEEDHPELAVPDSPTKEVGAAPTSTAFEDVEHLEPMMSLDNVFSAEELSDWLTKTPGPYLTELKIDGVSIDLVYENGQLTRAATRGDGRVGENITANARVIDDIPHELTGDFPALLEVRGEVFIRPEDFPELNELRQKEGGKPFANPRNTAAGGLRQKDPEKVRNRKLRMICHGIGAREGVEFSSQHDAYEKLAAWGLPVSEYTKRAETAEEVQKTVEYWADHRHDAIHEMDGLVIKVDDLAAQRQLGFTSRAPRWAIAYKYPPEEVTTKLKDIAVSVGRTGRATPFAVLEPVFVSGSTVSMATLHNQHEVKRKGVLIGDTVVVRKAGEIIPEVLGPVADLRDGTEKEFVFPENCPVCGTKLAPAKEGDADWRCPNTRSCPAQLGQRLEYLASRGAFDIEALGEKGAQDLIASGVLIDEGDLFTLTESDLEKSSVYTTKAGTVNASGKKLLANLEQAKEKELWRVLVALSIRHVGPTAARALASRYGSMGKLLDASVDDLADTDGVGGIIAESFKEWFEVEWHRDIVRKWGAAGVNMEDEASDLEQTLEGLTVVVTGSLENFSRDGAKEAILSRGGKAAGSVSKKTDYVVVGENAGSKETKARDLGITILDEDQFRTLLETGDAE; encoded by the coding sequence GTGACTGAAGCTCAAGTTAGTGAAGACCTGCTGCGCCAGTGGAACGAGCTGGCGAAGGAGGTCCGCCGCCACCGCGACCTCTACTACAACGGCGACCCCGTGATCACGGACGCGGAGTTCGACGAGATGTTCCGCCGGCTGCAGCAGCTGGAGGAGGATCACCCGGAGCTCGCTGTGCCTGACTCGCCAACAAAGGAAGTCGGCGCGGCACCCACGAGCACGGCATTCGAGGATGTCGAGCACCTTGAGCCGATGATGAGCTTGGACAATGTGTTTTCCGCCGAGGAGTTGTCCGACTGGTTGACCAAGACCCCAGGCCCGTATCTCACCGAGCTGAAGATCGACGGTGTGTCCATTGACTTGGTTTACGAAAACGGCCAACTTACCCGCGCTGCCACTCGCGGCGATGGCAGGGTGGGGGAAAACATCACCGCTAACGCCCGCGTCATCGACGACATTCCGCACGAGCTCACCGGTGACTTCCCGGCATTGTTGGAGGTCCGCGGTGAGGTGTTCATCCGCCCGGAGGACTTCCCGGAGCTCAACGAGCTGCGCCAGAAAGAGGGCGGCAAGCCTTTTGCTAACCCCCGCAACACGGCAGCCGGCGGCCTGCGTCAGAAGGATCCGGAGAAGGTCCGCAACCGTAAGCTGCGCATGATCTGCCACGGCATCGGCGCCCGCGAGGGGGTTGAGTTCTCCTCGCAGCATGATGCCTACGAGAAGCTCGCGGCGTGGGGTTTGCCCGTCAGTGAATACACCAAGCGAGCGGAGACTGCCGAGGAAGTGCAGAAAACCGTCGAGTACTGGGCCGATCACCGCCACGACGCGATCCACGAGATGGACGGCTTGGTGATCAAGGTCGACGATCTAGCTGCCCAGCGCCAGCTCGGCTTTACTTCCCGCGCCCCGCGCTGGGCGATCGCCTACAAGTACCCGCCGGAAGAGGTGACCACAAAACTCAAGGACATCGCCGTGTCCGTTGGCCGCACCGGCCGCGCTACGCCGTTCGCGGTGCTCGAGCCGGTGTTTGTGTCCGGATCGACGGTATCCATGGCCACGCTGCACAACCAGCACGAGGTCAAGCGCAAGGGCGTGCTGATCGGCGACACCGTCGTCGTCCGCAAGGCAGGGGAGATCATCCCGGAGGTCCTTGGCCCTGTCGCCGACCTGCGTGACGGCACTGAGAAGGAGTTCGTCTTCCCGGAGAATTGCCCGGTGTGTGGCACGAAGCTTGCTCCCGCCAAGGAAGGCGATGCTGACTGGCGCTGCCCGAACACCCGCTCGTGTCCCGCTCAGCTCGGCCAACGCTTGGAGTACCTCGCGTCCCGCGGCGCGTTCGACATCGAAGCGCTCGGTGAGAAGGGTGCGCAAGACCTCATCGCTTCGGGCGTGCTTATCGACGAAGGCGACCTTTTCACCCTCACCGAATCCGACCTTGAGAAGTCCTCGGTGTACACCACCAAGGCCGGCACAGTGAACGCCTCCGGCAAGAAGCTGTTGGCCAATCTCGAGCAGGCCAAGGAAAAAGAGCTGTGGCGTGTCCTCGTCGCGTTGTCGATCCGCCACGTCGGTCCGACAGCTGCCCGGGCGCTCGCATCGCGCTACGGAAGCATGGGAAAGCTTCTCGACGCTTCCGTCGACGACCTCGCCGACACCGACGGCGTGGGCGGAATCATCGCCGAGTCGTTCAAGGAGTGGTTCGAGGTCGAGTGGCACCGCGACATCGTGCGCAAGTGGGGGGCCGCCGGTGTGAACATGGAGGACGAGGCCTCCGATCTCGAGCAGACCCTCGAAGGGTTGACGGTTGTGGTGACCGGATCGCTGGAGAACTTCAGTCGCGACGGTGCGAAAGAAGCGATCCTCTCGCGCGGCGGCAAGGCGGCTGGCTCCGTGTCGAAGAAGACTGACTACGTAGTGGTCGGGGAGAACGCGGGGTCCAAGGAGACAAAGGCGCGGGACCTTGGCATCACAATCCTCGACGAAGATCAGTTCCGGACACTCCTTGAGACCGGTGATGCAGAATAG
- the gatC gene encoding Asp-tRNA(Asn)/Glu-tRNA(Gln) amidotransferase subunit GatC, producing MAEASGISRDEVAGIARLARIAVSEEELDQLAGQLDTIVEAVSAVQAVDTEGVEPMSHPHSIDAGMRPDVVRPTLTQEQALDQAPEVEEDRFMVPQILGEE from the coding sequence GTGGCTGAAGCCTCAGGAATTTCCCGCGACGAGGTCGCAGGCATCGCGCGTCTGGCACGCATCGCCGTGAGCGAGGAAGAACTGGATCAGCTAGCAGGCCAGCTGGACACGATTGTGGAAGCCGTGTCAGCAGTGCAGGCCGTGGACACTGAGGGCGTGGAGCCGATGAGCCACCCGCACTCCATTGACGCGGGCATGCGCCCCGACGTTGTGCGCCCCACCCTGACTCAAGAGCAGGCGCTCGACCAGGCACCAGAGGTCGAAGAAGACCGCTTCATGGTTCCGCAGATTCTGGGGGAGGAGTAA
- a CDS encoding cytochrome P450, which produces MQPHELHESTLAGTEPRQYADALHSAGNKLAKDGDEVVVAGHDLAREVAENPEHYSSAVSRFMQLPNGLDGEQHAKVRAMIERYLDAPAVEGLEPVLREIAREIINDALAHGTADAVGDLGTQYAVRAMTAWLGWPSAVNDELVVWVADNNAATRSGQLERTAEVARRFDDIIRSVVEPLRENPDDSVTSRLVHDESLGRPLEFEEVVSVLRNWTAGDLSSMAYCIGVIVEALLARPELQERLRQGVSRVEFTAMVDEMLRADSPFVSNRRVTTCPVTLGGVDLPEGQRVRIHWTAANRDPETFPDVDGFDPEKNAGENLVWGAGPHACPGKALSVIELQALTEELCAAAELSPAGDGEREVHPVGGWASLKVRLTARG; this is translated from the coding sequence ATGCAGCCCCACGAACTGCACGAATCGACGCTTGCAGGAACCGAACCCCGACAATATGCAGACGCCCTCCACAGTGCTGGGAACAAATTGGCGAAGGACGGCGATGAGGTCGTTGTCGCCGGCCACGACCTCGCCCGCGAAGTCGCTGAGAATCCCGAGCATTACTCATCCGCAGTGTCGCGCTTCATGCAGCTGCCCAACGGGCTCGACGGCGAGCAGCACGCTAAAGTCCGCGCAATGATCGAGCGCTACCTGGATGCCCCTGCAGTCGAAGGGCTCGAACCCGTTCTGCGGGAGATCGCACGCGAGATCATCAATGATGCGCTCGCGCACGGCACTGCAGATGCGGTAGGAGACCTGGGCACGCAGTACGCAGTGCGCGCGATGACGGCCTGGCTTGGATGGCCTTCTGCAGTCAACGACGAGCTCGTCGTATGGGTGGCAGATAACAACGCTGCCACCCGCTCCGGGCAACTCGAGCGCACGGCCGAAGTCGCACGGCGTTTCGATGACATTATTCGTTCCGTCGTCGAACCGTTGCGAGAGAATCCCGATGATTCTGTGACCTCACGCCTTGTTCACGACGAGAGTTTGGGGCGCCCGCTGGAGTTCGAGGAGGTCGTCTCCGTGCTCCGCAACTGGACGGCTGGCGATCTGAGCTCTATGGCCTACTGCATAGGGGTTATCGTGGAGGCCCTCCTCGCACGCCCAGAGTTGCAGGAGCGTCTGCGTCAGGGTGTTTCTCGCGTCGAGTTCACCGCGATGGTCGATGAGATGCTTCGCGCAGACTCCCCGTTTGTGAGCAACCGCCGCGTCACCACGTGCCCCGTGACTCTTGGCGGGGTCGATCTTCCCGAGGGGCAGCGGGTGCGCATTCACTGGACAGCGGCGAACCGCGACCCTGAGACTTTCCCGGACGTTGACGGCTTCGACCCGGAGAAGAACGCGGGGGAGAACCTGGTGTGGGGTGCTGGCCCGCACGCCTGCCCTGGCAAGGCGCTCTCGGTGATTGAGCTACAGGCGTTGACTGAGGAGCTGTGCGCCGCGGCGGAACTTTCGCCAGCCGGCGATGGGGAGCGGGAGGTTCACCCGGTGGGCGGATGGGCATCGCTTAAGGTGCGGCTTACCGCTCGCGGATGA
- a CDS encoding 3'-5' exonuclease has protein sequence MAATFNASRMLSFDLETTSANPREARIVTSALVRIDGSSMTATETLADPGVDIPEQAARIHGITTEKARAEGRPHDDVLQETVAAIKQAWDEGLTLVVFNAPYDLSVLRALTGDFTVTGPVFDPLLIDRAMDRYRKGGKRNLGALSEFYGVRLDNAHEATSDATAAARIAWKQVNKVWPQLSQMELDELMEFQAVQHFEIQTEFRKFCESRGRDTKGITTAWPMLS, from the coding sequence ATGGCTGCCACCTTCAACGCCTCGCGCATGCTCTCCTTTGATTTGGAGACCACGTCCGCGAACCCGCGCGAAGCGAGAATTGTCACCTCAGCGCTGGTGCGTATCGACGGCTCTTCCATGACCGCCACCGAGACCCTCGCCGACCCAGGTGTAGACATCCCGGAGCAGGCGGCGCGCATCCACGGCATCACCACGGAAAAAGCACGCGCTGAGGGGCGGCCCCATGACGACGTGCTCCAGGAGACGGTAGCCGCGATCAAGCAAGCGTGGGATGAAGGCTTGACCTTGGTCGTCTTCAATGCGCCCTATGACCTGTCCGTGCTGCGCGCACTCACCGGCGACTTCACGGTGACGGGGCCGGTGTTCGACCCACTGCTCATTGACCGCGCGATGGACCGGTACCGCAAGGGCGGTAAGCGGAACCTGGGCGCGTTGTCGGAGTTCTACGGGGTGCGCCTGGACAACGCGCACGAGGCGACATCGGATGCCACCGCCGCCGCGCGCATCGCGTGGAAACAGGTGAACAAGGTCTGGCCGCAGCTGTCCCAGATGGAACTCGACGAACTCATGGAGTTCCAGGCCGTGCAGCACTTCGAAATTCAAACGGAGTTCCGTAAATTCTGCGAATCACGCGGGCGGGACACCAAGGGCATCACCACAGCGTGGCCGATGCTCAGCTAG
- the gatA gene encoding Asp-tRNA(Asn)/Glu-tRNA(Gln) amidotransferase subunit GatA, which produces MANWTELSAHELAEKIQAGEVTSREITQAFLDKIAETDGDIGAFLHIGAEEALQVADEVDAQVAAGEKPASPLAGVPLALKDLFVTTDAPTTAASKMLEGYMSPYDATIVTKIREAKIPILGKTNLDEFAMGSSTENSAYKITRNPHDLERTPGGSGGGTAAALAANQAPLGIGTDTGGSIRQPASLTGTVGVKPTYGAVSRYGMIANASSLDQCGPCANSVLDAALLHEAIAGHDEYDATSVDRPVSSVVEAAKQGASGDLSGVKVGRVKQFGGEGTQSGVVEAIDAAFAQLEKQGAEIVEVDCPNFEHVMGAYYIIQTSEVSSNLARFDGMRYGQRKGEGSAEEVMARTRGEGFGDEVKRRIILGTYALSVGYYDAYYLQAQRIRTLVAQDFQKAFDQVDVIAGPATPTTAFKLGDKVDDPLAMYNFDLFTLPLNLAGLPGMSVPAGTASDTGLPVGLQLIAPAFADERLYRVGAAFEAGRA; this is translated from the coding sequence ATGGCGAACTGGACCGAACTGTCCGCACACGAACTGGCAGAAAAGATCCAAGCTGGTGAGGTGACCTCCCGCGAGATCACGCAAGCGTTCCTGGACAAGATCGCCGAGACCGACGGCGACATCGGCGCCTTCCTGCACATCGGGGCAGAAGAAGCATTGCAGGTCGCTGATGAGGTCGACGCGCAGGTCGCCGCCGGTGAGAAACCAGCCTCCCCGCTGGCCGGTGTGCCGCTGGCGTTGAAAGACCTGTTTGTCACCACCGACGCGCCGACCACTGCCGCCTCCAAGATGCTCGAGGGCTACATGAGCCCGTATGACGCCACGATCGTGACCAAGATCCGCGAGGCAAAGATCCCGATCTTGGGCAAGACGAACCTCGACGAGTTTGCCATGGGGTCCTCGACCGAGAACTCCGCGTACAAGATCACCCGCAACCCGCACGACCTGGAGCGCACTCCAGGCGGTTCCGGCGGTGGCACGGCTGCGGCTCTGGCTGCCAACCAGGCTCCGTTGGGAATCGGCACCGACACTGGCGGTTCGATCCGTCAGCCGGCGTCGCTCACCGGCACTGTCGGTGTGAAGCCGACCTACGGTGCTGTGTCCCGTTACGGCATGATTGCTAACGCTTCCTCCCTGGACCAGTGCGGTCCGTGCGCCAACTCTGTTCTCGACGCGGCGCTGCTGCACGAGGCCATTGCCGGCCACGACGAGTACGACGCGACGAGTGTGGACCGCCCCGTCAGCTCTGTGGTCGAAGCTGCGAAGCAGGGTGCGTCCGGCGACCTGTCTGGCGTCAAGGTGGGCCGCGTGAAGCAGTTCGGCGGTGAGGGCACTCAATCTGGCGTCGTCGAGGCTATCGACGCAGCATTCGCTCAACTGGAGAAGCAGGGCGCGGAGATTGTTGAGGTGGACTGCCCGAATTTCGAGCACGTCATGGGTGCGTACTACATCATCCAGACCTCCGAGGTCTCGTCGAACCTGGCCCGTTTCGACGGCATGCGGTACGGCCAGCGCAAGGGTGAAGGATCGGCAGAGGAGGTTATGGCGCGCACCCGCGGCGAGGGCTTCGGCGACGAGGTCAAGCGCCGTATCATTCTGGGCACCTACGCGCTGTCTGTCGGTTACTACGACGCTTACTACCTGCAGGCCCAGCGCATTCGCACCCTTGTTGCGCAGGACTTCCAGAAGGCCTTCGACCAGGTAGACGTCATTGCTGGCCCGGCCACGCCGACAACGGCGTTCAAGCTGGGTGACAAGGTCGATGACCCGCTGGCGATGTACAACTTCGACCTGTTCACGCTGCCGCTCAACCTCGCGGGCCTGCCCGGCATGAGCGTGCCTGCCGGCACGGCGTCCGACACCGGGCTGCCGGTGGGCCTCCAGCTCATTGCTCCGGCCTTCGCCGATGAGCGCCTCTACCGCGTCGGCGCCGCTTTTGAGGCCGGCAGGGCGTAG
- a CDS encoding MerR family transcriptional regulator produces the protein MSYSISEVADIVGVSAKALRHWESLGLLAPERTSAGYREYSDADIERAAAIALYRGVGIALESIAMLIDAPAHTLHTALLKHRDVLGGQLSAMREQIAAVDKLIAQSENGTVDMDAIKAYLGEKMPEYQEEAEQRWGDTAEWAQSQEVLAGMGEEDFARLQREQEEFAADLVAARDGGVAPGSAQARQIVDRHRAMIGQWYEATPSRQLILARMYVADARFHDAYAGAQDFLLELVEAQAAAEGVDVNDPQW, from the coding sequence ATGAGCTACTCCATCAGCGAAGTCGCAGACATTGTGGGCGTGAGCGCGAAGGCCTTGCGCCACTGGGAGAGCCTCGGACTGCTCGCTCCAGAGCGCACGAGTGCCGGCTACCGCGAGTACTCCGACGCGGACATCGAACGCGCGGCCGCAATCGCGCTCTACCGCGGTGTCGGCATCGCGCTCGAGAGCATCGCAATGCTTATCGACGCCCCCGCCCACACCCTTCACACTGCGCTCCTGAAACATCGTGACGTGCTGGGTGGGCAGCTCAGCGCCATGCGTGAGCAGATCGCTGCAGTGGACAAGTTGATTGCGCAATCTGAGAACGGGACCGTCGACATGGACGCCATCAAGGCGTACCTCGGGGAGAAAATGCCCGAGTACCAGGAGGAGGCAGAGCAGCGCTGGGGTGACACGGCCGAGTGGGCTCAGTCCCAGGAGGTGTTGGCCGGCATGGGGGAGGAGGACTTCGCCCGTCTGCAGCGCGAGCAGGAAGAATTCGCAGCTGACCTTGTCGCCGCCCGCGATGGCGGGGTCGCGCCGGGATCCGCGCAAGCGCGGCAGATCGTCGACCGACACCGGGCAATGATCGGCCAGTGGTACGAGGCGACACCGTCGCGCCAACTCATCCTCGCGCGGATGTACGTGGCCGACGCACGCTTCCACGACGCCTACGCAGGCGCGCAGGACTTTCTTCTCGAGCTGGTCGAGGCGCAGGCTGCTGCGGAAGGCGTTGACGTTAACGACCCTCAGTGGTGA